One genomic segment of Garra rufa chromosome 13, GarRuf1.0, whole genome shotgun sequence includes these proteins:
- the LOC141348480 gene encoding spermatogenesis-associated serine-rich protein 1, producing the protein MSRKKHTDFGDAFWSFGKERDFKPHIRHVEPVLTECDLDWKSQLRWIPEPRYSDAPFPHIKDIKFPNERKLMRSFPQANRVSVSEWSFYPNFGQPKAYHSGKRCFMDGINHTRSMRGISENSLESSIGRKKQATDKCSIYPSTKVRPFLVPEYSSDFHKYESSLRTATFGSKPFPTFKHFIHLKPLTTNMSPPYAEKHKGRIREEDILEVKRLNSWRPAPDIYDRTVLLDT; encoded by the exons ATGTCACGGAAGAAACACACTGACTTCGGTGACGCATTCTGGAGTTTTGGAAAAGAGCGGGACTTCAAGCCTCACATTAGACACGTTGAGCCTGTTCTCACTGA ATGTGACCTTGACTGGAAATCCCAGTTGCGCTGGATACCTGAACCTCGATACAGTGATGCCCCATTTCCGCACATCAAAGACATAAAGTTTCCCAATGAAAGGAAACTGATGAGATccttcccac AGGCTAATAGGgtgtctgtgtctgagtggagcttTTATCCAAACTTCGGACAGCCTAAGGCCTATCACAGTGGAAAGAGATGTTTTATGGATGGCATTAATCATACGAGAAGCATGAGAGGCATTTCAGAAAATTCCCTGGAATCATCCATTGGGAGGAAAAAGCAGG CCACAGACAAATGCAGCATCTACCCTTCAACAAAGGTCAGACCATTTCTAGTTCCTGAGTACAGCTCTGACTTTCACAAATATGAATCATCACTGCGCACAGCCACTTTTGG GTCAAAGCCTTTTCCCACATTTAAGCACTTCATTCACCTAAAACCCCTAACAACAAACATGAG TCCACCGTATGCGGAGAAACATAAAGGTCGTATTCGAGAGGAGGACATTCTTGAAGTCAAGAGGCTAAACAGCTGGAGACCAGCTCCAGACATCTATGACAGGACAGTTTTGCTGGACACCTAA